Genomic DNA from Mesotoga infera:
TAAGGATCGTAATCCTCTCTGACAGTTATCTGGTGTCCCATTTCCAGCAGTTTGTTGTAAGCGTTGATAGAGATCCTGCCTTCGATGGACATCGCACCGGACTGGCTCCTGTAAACTCTTGGGGCAAGTATTGCTGTCTGGATTGGCATTCCATGATCAATTACGTTGCTAATGACCTGGGCGACAGTCGTTATTATTCTTGTGGCCCCGGGAGAACCGATCGTCATGTAGGGCTTGCCCTCGGGATCAAGAACGAGAGTCGGACTCATACTGCTTAACGGTCTCTTTCCGGGTTCGACCGAGTTTGCCGAACCGGGGGTCTTTACAAAGTCGTCCATGTGGTTATTCATGATTATTCCGGTTCCAGGTACCACAACTCCCGAACCAAAGAAGTAATTGATTGACTTTGTCATCGCAACCATGTTACCGTCTTTGTCCATGACCGAAAGATGGGTGGTGCTACCACTTTCGTACTGCCAGGGATCGCCGGCACTTACAGATTCAAGCGGCTTTGTCATATCGATTTTCTCTGCAAGAGTCTTCGCGTACTCTTTGGAAGTCAGGCCAACTAGCGGCACATCAACAAATGCGGTGTCGGCCATATATCTCGATCTGTCGGCGAAGATCATCTTCAGCGCTTCGGACCAGAGATGGAGAGTCTCAACTGTATTGTCTCCCATCGCCGCAATGTCGAAGTTCTCCATTATGTTCAGGAGCTCGATTATGTGGGTACCTCCGGAACTTGCAGGCGGTACAGAGAGAATTGTATAACCTCTGTACGTTCCGACTACCGGCTTTCTGATCTGAAGGTCATAATTTGCAAGATCCTCAAGAGTAAGGACTCCGCCCCTCTTCTGAACCTCGGCAGCTATCTTCTCGGCAATGTCGCCCTTGTAGAAGCCGTCTACACCCTTTTCAGCAATTATTCTCAGAGTGTCTGCAAGATCCTTGAGAACGATTGTCTCTCCAATCTCGTATGGCAGTCCGCCATCCTTCAAATATAGATCTACACCGTTCTCCATTGCAACTATCTTGTCGTAGTTGCTGTTAATTATGTCGTACAGGTTTACAGTTACGAGAATTCCCTTTTCGGCCCATTCAATTGATGGCTGAATCACCTGAGCTCTTGACATAGTTCCAAAATGCTCGAGTGCGTAAAGTAGGCCTGCTACTTCGCCGGGTACTCCGACTGCCTTACCGCCGACGTTGCTTTCCTGGTTAATAACTCTGTTGTTGGCGTCGAGATTGAAGAAAGTAGGTCCGGCCGCTGAAGGAGCTGTCTCTCTGAAGTCGATTACTATGGCTTCATCCATGTCGGCGAGCTTGATGATCATGAAGCCGCCTCCGCCCAATCCCGAAGCGTTAGGTTCGAGTACTCCAAGAGCGAAAGCGGTAGCTATGGCTGCATCTACGGCATTTCCACCCATCTCTAGTATCTTGACTCCAACCTCCGAAGCCTCTGGTTTCGCTGCCGCAACAACACCATTTCTTCCTTCTGCGTCTCTTGAGTAAAGATTGAGCGGATGCGCTGCAAACATAATAACAACCATTACGGCCATGATTACAGATAATATAGCTTTTCTCACATTTCCCCCTCCTTTTTAGAGATAAAAAAGATATTAAAATTATATCATCTGACTTCCACCTTTCCGGTCAATTATCAAAATATAAATTCCTGCTTGTCGATGAAAGGCTCCAAACATTGATTGATTCTCTCAAGACCAAGTTATCTCCCTGGGTGATCTCTTATATGCACGCAATTAGACTCATTGGAAACTCATGTTCGCATTCTTCGAATCCGAAAAGAGACTATGTTCCTGAAAGCATGGAAAAGAGCGATCTACTGGCAGTATTAGGCGCTCTTACGAATTTGCTCTCTTTGTGGCAAAACATAAGAGAGCGGAATTCGCAGAAACAGTAATTTGAACAAAAACAGTGAACAAAAATAGGGTCAACAAAAATAGGGTCAGACTCCATTTTTCGCGGTCAACAAAAATAGGGTCAGACTCCATTTTTCGCTG
This window encodes:
- the ggt gene encoding gamma-glutamyltransferase; protein product: MAVMVVIMFAAHPLNLYSRDAEGRNGVVAAAKPEASEVGVKILEMGGNAVDAAIATAFALGVLEPNASGLGGGGFMIIKLADMDEAIVIDFRETAPSAAGPTFFNLDANNRVINQESNVGGKAVGVPGEVAGLLYALEHFGTMSRAQVIQPSIEWAEKGILVTVNLYDIINSNYDKIVAMENGVDLYLKDGGLPYEIGETIVLKDLADTLRIIAEKGVDGFYKGDIAEKIAAEVQKRGGVLTLEDLANYDLQIRKPVVGTYRGYTILSVPPASSGGTHIIELLNIMENFDIAAMGDNTVETLHLWSEALKMIFADRSRYMADTAFVDVPLVGLTSKEYAKTLAEKIDMTKPLESVSAGDPWQYESGSTTHLSVMDKDGNMVAMTKSINYFFGSGVVVPGTGIIMNNHMDDFVKTPGSANSVEPGKRPLSSMSPTLVLDPEGKPYMTIGSPGATRIITTVAQVISNVIDHGMPIQTAILAPRVYRSQSGAMSIEGRISINAYNKLLEMGHQITVREDYDPYFGGVHAVLFNRDIGILFGGADPRRDGQAFAF